A single region of the Serinus canaria isolate serCan28SL12 chromosome 1, serCan2020, whole genome shotgun sequence genome encodes:
- the SULT1C4 gene encoding sulfotransferase 1C4, giving the protein MKDLSLEETMVRPELLELDGVPLPQSTASIWDKVWKFKAKPDDVLIATYAKAGTTWTQEIVDMVQQNGDTDKCKRETTYKRHPFLEWFLAEPPSARYSGLELAEAMPSPRTIKTHLPVQLLPPSFWEQNCKIIYVARNAKDNLVSYYHFHRMNKGLPDPGTWEEFVEKFMTGKVLWGSWYDHVKGWWKAKDKHRILYLFYEDMKENPKREIQKIAKFLEKDLSQEVLNKIVHNTSFEVMKENPMANYTKDFQGIMDHSISPFMRKGTVSDWKNHFTVAQNEKFDEDYKKKMSDTSLVFRMEL; this is encoded by the exons atgaaagatttgaGTCTGGAAGAGACAATGGTTAGACCTGAGTTACTTGAACTGGATGGTGTTCCCCTCCCACAATCAACTGCCAGCATTTGGGACAAAGTGTGGAAGTTCAAAGCCAAACCTGATGATGTGCTCATTGCAACCTATGCAAAAGCAG GTACCACATGGACACAGGAAATAGTGGATATGGTTCAACAAAATGGAGATACTGATAAGTGTAAACGTGAGACCACTTACAAACGCCACCCTTTCCTCGAGTGGTTTTTGGCAGAGCCTCCATCTGCCCGTTACTCAG GTCTGGAGTTAGCTGAAGCCATGCCATCTCCACGAACAATAAAAACTCatctgcctgtgcagctgctgcctccatccTTCTGGGAACAAAACTGCAAG ATAATCTATGTggcaagaaatgcaaaagacaACTTGGTGTCATACTACCATTTCCACAGAATGAATAAAGGTTTGCCTGATCCAGGAACCTGGGAGGAGTTTGTGGAGAAATTCATGACTGGAAAAG tcctCTGGGGTTCCTGGTATGACCACGTAAAAGGATGGTGGAAGGCAAAAGATAAGCACCGTATACTCTATCTCTTCTATGAAGATATGAAGGAG AATCCAAAGCGAGAAATTCAGAAGATTGCAAAGTTCCTGGAGAAAGATCTGAGTCAGGAGGTTCTAAACAAAATAGTCCATAACACCTCATTTGAGGTAATGAAAGAAAACCCCATGGCAAACTACACTAAAGACTTTCAAGGAATAATGGATCATTCCATTTCCCCATTCATGAGAAAAG GGACCGTTTCAGACTGGAAGAATCATTTCACTGTGGCACAGAATGAGAAATTTGATGAAGATTATAAGAAGAAAATGTCAGATACATCTCTTGTTTTTCGCATGGAATTGTAA